The genomic window AGATCCCCTTCGCCCAGCCCGGCTCGCTGACCCGGGTCTACGCCGTGGCCTCCGGCAAGGGCGGCGTCGGCAAGTCCTCGGTGACGGTCAACCTGGCCGCGGCGATGGCCGCGGACGGCCTCAAGGTCGGCGTGGTGGACGCGGACATCTACGGGCACAGCGTGCCGCGCATGCTCGGCGCGGAAGGGCGTCCCACCCAGGTCGAGAACATGATCATGCCGCCGTCGGCGCACGGGGTGAAGGTCATCTCGATCGGGATGTTCACCCCGGGCAACGCGCCCGTGGTGTGGCGTGGCCCGATGCTGCACCGGGCCCTCCAGCAGTTCCTGGCCGACGTCTACTGGGGCGACCTGGACGTCCTGCTGCTCGACCTGCCGCCCGGCACCGGCGACATCGCGATCTCGGTGGCCCAGCTGGTGCCGAACGCGGAGATCCTGGTGGTGACCACCCCGCAGCAGGCCGCCGCGGAGGTCGCCGAGCGGGCCGGGTCGATCGCGGTGCAGACCCACCAGAAGATCGTCGGCGTGGTGGAGAACATGTCGGGCATGCCGTGCCCGCACTGCGACGAGATCGTCGACGTCTTCGGCACCGGTGGCGGCGACCGGGTCGCCGAGGGCCTGACCCGTACGACAGGCGCCACCGTGCCGGTGCTCGGCCGCATCCCGATCGACATCCGCCTGCGCGAGGGCGGCGACGACGGCCGCCCGGTCGCCCTGGCCCATCCCGACTCCCCCGCGGGTGTCGCCCTGCGCTCCATCGCCACGAAGCTCAGCTCCCGCGCACGCGGCCTCTCCGGCCTGTCGCTGGGCATCACCCCCCGCAACAAGTTCTGACCCGGCCCCTGGTGGCCTGCCCTCTGCGCAGAGGGCAGGCCACCAGGGGCGCGGGGAACTGCGCGAGAAGCCCCCACCGGCGGAAGGTCCGGACACCGCCGGCAGGGGCAGCCGGGGCGGACCCCGTAAAAGCGCTACGCGCCGTCGTACGCGCGGATGTCGGGGATGGCCGCCAGGGCCAGCCCGTACGCGCTCATGCCCCGGCCGAAGGCCCCCAGGTGCACTCCGCGGGCCGAGCCGGCCAGCACCCAGCCGTATTCGGACTCGCGGTAGTGGAAGGGGGTCGGTTCGCCGTCGACCGGGAGGGTGAGCGCGGACCAGCCGGCTCCGT from Streptomyces sp. NBC_01198 includes these protein-coding regions:
- a CDS encoding Mrp/NBP35 family ATP-binding protein produces the protein MATTTYGSGTTPTATPTDEAVRAALGTVNDPEIHKPITDLGMVKSVDIAEDGTVAVTVYLTVSGCPMRDTITEGVTTAVSAVPGVSSVRVTLDVMSDEQRRALATTLRGGQAEKEIPFAQPGSLTRVYAVASGKGGVGKSSVTVNLAAAMAADGLKVGVVDADIYGHSVPRMLGAEGRPTQVENMIMPPSAHGVKVISIGMFTPGNAPVVWRGPMLHRALQQFLADVYWGDLDVLLLDLPPGTGDIAISVAQLVPNAEILVVTTPQQAAAEVAERAGSIAVQTHQKIVGVVENMSGMPCPHCDEIVDVFGTGGGDRVAEGLTRTTGATVPVLGRIPIDIRLREGGDDGRPVALAHPDSPAGVALRSIATKLSSRARGLSGLSLGITPRNKF